In Zingiber officinale cultivar Zhangliang chromosome 1A, Zo_v1.1, whole genome shotgun sequence, a genomic segment contains:
- the LOC122016721 gene encoding scopoletin glucosyltransferase-like, with translation MPVQDLQVQRRNMNGNRGMLTVLHRIPSRDRLAMSSVADTADRRPLRLFFIPYFASSHLIPLVDIARFLAARGVDSTILATPCNAALVRATVDAAAAAGLRIQLLEYPFPSAESGLPPGVENLSALPPSECDKIDYAIAFTRPTLEHLLGLHHPDAVVADGHFPWTIDIARKLGIPRIKFTALGTLSFCVFHSVLANQPFKDVTRDDERVPIPDLPHPLLLARSELPDFLVQDTVFGRLMEEVREADKASLGIIINSCTEIEGIYLDYFHRMLSIKKTWLVGPISLNDSESSSVGVRGGGLNPAAVGNRARCLSWLSEQKPSSVVYACFGSWSQFTGEQLREIALGLEASGHPFLWVLREADGAEWMPHGFEQRVKWRGLVLRGWVPQVELLSHAAVGAFVTHCGWNSFQEGVSSGLPMVTWPIGTDQFIIEKLVVERFRVGVKASDSIRSTTDPNRTIVRAAELARAIGSIMDAGVAAEGTRRRARELAEKARAAVEKGGSSDKALNDLIEDIYVWHDNKRSAAGMAVDI, from the coding sequence ATGCCGGTTCAGGACCTTCAGGTTCAACGACGCAATATGAATGGAAATAGAGGCATGCTTACAGTCTTACACCGAATACCTTCGAGAGACAGACTAGCGATGAGTTCCGTCGCCGACACCGCCGATCGGAGGCCACTGCGTCTCTTCTTCATTCCCTACTTTGCCTCAAGCCACCTGATCCCTTTGGTCGATATTGCCCGCTTCCTTGCTGCCCGAGGAGTCGATTCCACCATCCTAGCCACCCCCTGCAACGCAGCCCTCGTCCGTGCCACTGTAGacgccgcagcagccgctggcctCCGGATCCAGCTACTCGAATACCCCTTCCCGTCCGCGGAGTCCGGCCTCCCTCCGGGCGTAGAGAACCTCAGCGCACTGCCCCCCTCTGAGTGCGACAAGATCGACTACGCCATCGCCTTCACCCGCCCCACCCTCGAGCACCTGCTCGGCCTCCACCACCCTGATGCGGTTGTGGCCGACGGTCATTTCCCGTGGACAATAGATATCGCTCGCAAACTCGGCATCCCGCGCATCAAGTTCACCGCGTTGGGGACCCTGTCTTTCTGCGTCTTTCATTCTGTATTGGCGAACCAGCCGTTCAAGGACGTCACCCGCGACGACGAGCGCGTTCCCATCCCGGACCTTCCTCACCCTTTGTTACTAGCGCGATCTGAGCTCCCCGACTTCCTCGTCCAGGATACTGTCTTCGGTAGACTCATGGAAGAAGTCCGCGAAGCCGACAAAGCAAGCCTCGGTATCATCATCAATAGCTGTACCGAGATTGAGGGGATCTACCTCGATTACTTCCATCGGATGTTGAGCATCAAGAAGACATGGCTCGTGGGCCCTATCTCCCTGAATGACTCTGAATCCAGCAGCGTCGGGGTCCGAGGTGGCGGCCTCAACCCAGCCGCCGTTGGGAACAGAGCACGTTGCCTCTCGTGGCTCAGCGAACAGAAGCCGAGTTCGGTGGTGTACGCCTGCTTCGGTAGCTGGAGCCAGTTCACGGGCGAGCAACTCAGGGAGATAGCGCTCGGGCTAGAGGCTTCCGGCCACCCATTCTTGTGGGTGTTGCGCGAGGCGGACGGAGCCGAATGGATGCCGCATGGATTCGAGCAGCGGGTGAAGTGGCGCGGGCTTGTTCTTCGGGGGTGGGTCCCGCAGGTAGAGCTGCTCAGCCACGCCGCCGTCGGCGCGTTCGTGACGCACTGCGGGTGGAACTCGTTTCAGGAGGGCGTCTCCTCCGGGTTGCCGATGGTGACGTGGCCTATCGGGACGGATCAGTTTATAATCGAGAAGCTGGTGGTGGAGCGATTCCGCGTGGGCGTCAAAGCGTCAGACAGCATAAGGAGCACGACGGATCCAAATCGGACGATCGTGAGGGCAGCGGAGCTGGCAAGGGCGATAGGGAGCATCATGGACGCTGGGGTGGCGGCCGAGGGAACTAGAAGGCGGGCGAGGGAGCTCGCGGAGAAGGCGAGAGCGGCGGTAGAGAAGGGCGGTTCGTCCGACAAGGCTTTGAATGATTTGATAGAGGATATATACGTCTGGCACGACAACAAGAGGTCCGCTGCAGGGATGGCGGTCGACATTTAG